Proteins co-encoded in one Christiangramia fulva genomic window:
- the gldN gene encoding gliding motility protein GldN yields the protein MSWKGFLVNGFMMMTIAASFGQANILNADSPEEIGKKSEAQARVDREDKPLEYGYVGDRDILWSKGTWEIIDLDERVNFPLYYPIDTNNIGQNRRSLYDVLIGAIKQGKIKNIYADSYFNEKRTLKDIRATLSKIDTTDLGIEQYNAGEEVDQQYIDRRDLGAADIQEYHIRGLWYFDKRQAELKYRLLGIAPVAPDVNFIDTGQTDLVELFWVWYPDARKVLNEALVFTGGNTAQTISFDHLLNARRFNGVIYKEDNVYGDRAIDEYITDNAFMQLLESQRIKEQIRNFEQDVWSY from the coding sequence ATGAGCTGGAAAGGATTTTTAGTAAATGGTTTTATGATGATGACGATAGCCGCCTCTTTCGGTCAGGCTAATATCCTTAATGCCGATTCGCCTGAGGAAATTGGTAAGAAATCTGAAGCTCAGGCGCGGGTGGACCGCGAAGATAAACCTCTTGAATATGGTTATGTGGGAGATCGTGATATACTCTGGTCTAAAGGAACCTGGGAGATCATTGATCTTGATGAAAGAGTTAATTTTCCTTTATACTACCCCATAGATACCAACAATATTGGCCAGAACAGGAGATCGCTTTATGATGTACTTATTGGCGCTATTAAGCAGGGAAAGATCAAAAATATCTATGCCGATTCTTATTTCAACGAAAAAAGAACCTTAAAGGATATTCGGGCAACCCTGTCTAAAATTGATACTACCGATCTTGGTATTGAACAATACAATGCGGGTGAAGAGGTTGACCAGCAATATATAGATCGTCGTGACCTTGGAGCAGCAGATATCCAGGAGTATCATATCAGAGGGCTTTGGTATTTTGACAAAAGACAGGCTGAACTCAAATATCGTTTACTCGGAATTGCTCCCGTGGCACCTGATGTTAACTTTATTGATACAGGACAAACAGACCTTGTGGAACTTTTCTGGGTCTGGTATCCCGATGCAAGAAAAGTGCTAAACGAAGCACTTGTGTTTACTGGTGGGAATACCGCCCAAACCATTTCTTTTGATCATTTGTTGAATGCACGAAGATTTAATGGGGTGATCTACAAGGAAGATAATGTTTACGGAGATCGCGCCATTGATGAATATATCACAGATAACGCATTTATGCAATTGCTGGAATCACAGCGCATAAAAGAACAAATAAGAAATTTCGAACAGGATGTTTGGAGTTATTAA
- a CDS encoding STAS/SEC14 domain-containing protein, which yields MATSFELAGHVVGLMIDQDVTSEYLEELHGLIREKLEENEKINLFCEIMPGNNVDLLPVFQNLIFKFENSGKITKMAFVSDISWLNKLMDLNDLFIQSDLRTFEFADRLEALSWISQ from the coding sequence ATGGCAACAAGCTTTGAACTCGCAGGTCATGTGGTAGGGCTCATGATCGATCAGGATGTTACTTCTGAATACCTGGAAGAATTGCATGGTCTTATTCGGGAAAAACTTGAAGAAAATGAAAAAATTAATTTGTTTTGCGAGATAATGCCCGGCAATAATGTGGATCTCCTTCCGGTTTTCCAAAACCTGATTTTTAAATTTGAAAATTCAGGAAAGATCACCAAAATGGCCTTTGTTTCAGATATTTCCTGGTTAAATAAATTAATGGACCTCAATGATCTTTTTATTCAATCAGATTTAAGGACCTTTGAGTTTGCAGACAGGCTGGAAGCCCTTAGCTGGATTTCACAATAA
- a CDS encoding ABC-F family ATP-binding cassette domain-containing protein: MLNIHNLSVSFQGEYLFKEISFRLGAGDRVGLIGKNGAGKSTLLKIIAGEQEYDSGQIAKEKDIKIGFLKQDLEFEKGRTVLEEAYQAFEEIKKLENRMSEINEQLATRTDYESEGYNQLIEDLSEITHQYEIIGGYNYKGETEKVLQGLGFEREDFSKLTETFSGGWRMRIELAKLLLQKNDILLLDEPTNHLDIESILWLESFLNNYPGSVMLVSHDKMFLDNVTNRSIEISLGNIYDYRKPYSEFIEFRKELREQQLAAQKNQQKEIEQTEKLIDKFRAKATKASMAQSLMKKLDKIDRIEVDEDDNAVMSVNFPVSVNPGKVVIEAEHVEKSYGDKKVLRDVNLLIERQSKIAFVGQNGQGKTTLAKIIVGEIPHDGKLKLGHNVQIGYFAQNQSDYLNGEKTVLQTMEDAANESNRTKVRDMLGAFLFRGDEVEKKVKVLSGGERNRLALCKMLLEPFNVLVMDEPTNHLDIKSKNVLKEALRNFEGTLLLVSHDRDFLQGLTETIYEFRNHKIREYLGDIDYYLEQRKLQDMRQVEKADKKTTVKDKSSAKKTSFEDQKDLKRLKNRLSKTEAKITKLEKELKAKDKELAQNYQAVATKPDFLSNYNKTKKKLENLMEEWEELQLQLEQ; the protein is encoded by the coding sequence ATGCTCAATATTCATAATCTTTCAGTTTCGTTCCAGGGGGAATATTTATTTAAAGAAATCAGTTTCAGGCTTGGAGCCGGGGACAGGGTGGGCCTTATTGGGAAAAACGGCGCCGGAAAATCTACTTTGTTGAAGATCATTGCGGGAGAACAGGAATATGATTCCGGACAAATAGCGAAAGAAAAGGATATCAAAATAGGCTTTCTTAAGCAGGATCTTGAATTTGAAAAGGGACGCACGGTCCTGGAAGAGGCTTACCAGGCTTTTGAAGAGATCAAAAAGCTGGAGAACCGGATGTCTGAGATCAACGAACAACTGGCTACTCGTACCGATTATGAGAGCGAGGGCTACAATCAGCTTATTGAAGATCTAAGCGAGATCACCCATCAATATGAGATCATTGGCGGTTATAATTATAAGGGGGAGACCGAAAAGGTGCTGCAGGGGCTTGGTTTTGAAAGAGAAGATTTCAGTAAGCTTACCGAAACATTCTCCGGAGGATGGAGAATGCGTATCGAGTTGGCAAAACTTCTGCTTCAAAAAAATGATATCCTTTTACTGGATGAGCCCACCAACCACCTTGATATTGAAAGTATCCTCTGGCTGGAAAGCTTTCTGAATAATTATCCCGGTTCGGTAATGCTGGTTTCGCACGATAAGATGTTTTTAGACAACGTCACCAACCGAAGTATTGAAATTTCGCTCGGTAATATTTATGATTACAGAAAACCTTATTCCGAATTTATTGAATTCAGAAAAGAATTAAGGGAGCAACAACTGGCTGCACAGAAAAATCAGCAGAAAGAAATCGAACAAACCGAAAAGCTTATCGATAAGTTCCGTGCCAAGGCGACCAAAGCTTCCATGGCGCAGTCGCTGATGAAAAAATTAGATAAAATTGACCGCATTGAGGTTGATGAAGATGACAATGCGGTGATGAGCGTTAACTTTCCGGTTTCGGTAAATCCGGGGAAAGTGGTTATTGAAGCGGAACACGTGGAGAAATCTTATGGTGATAAAAAGGTGCTGCGTGATGTAAACCTACTGATCGAACGACAGAGCAAGATCGCATTTGTGGGCCAGAACGGACAGGGAAAAACTACGTTGGCCAAGATCATCGTAGGCGAGATTCCTCATGATGGAAAGCTAAAACTGGGACATAACGTCCAAATTGGTTATTTCGCCCAGAACCAGTCTGATTACCTGAATGGAGAAAAAACCGTTCTTCAAACCATGGAAGATGCCGCCAATGAAAGCAATCGCACTAAAGTACGGGATATGCTGGGCGCGTTTCTCTTCAGAGGTGACGAGGTCGAAAAAAAGGTAAAAGTGCTTTCTGGAGGTGAAAGGAACCGTTTGGCGCTTTGCAAGATGCTTCTGGAGCCATTTAATGTGCTGGTAATGGATGAGCCAACTAACCATCTCGACATTAAATCTAAGAATGTTTTAAAAGAAGCGCTCAGAAATTTTGAGGGAACGCTGCTCCTTGTTTCGCATGACCGGGATTTCCTTCAGGGACTTACCGAAACGATCTATGAGTTCCGAAACCATAAGATCAGGGAATATTTGGGGGATATAGATTATTACCTGGAACAGCGCAAACTTCAGGATATGAGACAGGTGGAGAAAGCCGATAAAAAAACAACGGTAAAAGATAAATCTTCAGCTAAAAAAACTTCTTTTGAAGATCAAAAGGATTTAAAACGCTTAAAAAACCGACTGAGTAAAACAGAAGCGAAGATCACCAAACTTGAAAAAGAACTTAAGGCAAAAGACAAAGAGCTGGCACAGAATTATCAGGCGGTTGCCACAAAACCCGATTTTCTCTCGAATTATAATAAAACAAAAAAGAAGCTTGAAAATTTGATGGAAGAATGGGAAGAGCTTCAACTTCAACTGGAACAGTAG
- a CDS encoding efflux RND transporter periplasmic adaptor subunit, whose protein sequence is MEKRNIILSVLGIVLVILAIFGAKLIIDSNVKEAPPVKKTVKSVFIDTVKNKTIPIVLPANGNITALHKLELYSEVQGIFKYSSKDFRPGQKYKKGQVLLGVNSEEYSASVQSAKSDLYNKITSIMPDLRLDYPDAFQKWEKYLNTFDITKPVPPLPETTSQQEKYFITGRGIISAYYNVKNLEERLSKYTIIAPFDGILTEALVNRGTLIRPGQKLGEFIDPSVYELEVSVAKKFGDLLQIGEKVKLSNLEGTKTYEGTVSRINGKVNQETQSIRVFIRVDNPELSEGMYLEAHLDAKNEKNAIEIPRELLVERSKVFVVKDSTLQLVNVNPVFFGDNTVVIKGLEDGTRILSANVPGAYSGMLVKVQGQRYLLKKQ, encoded by the coding sequence ATGGAAAAAAGAAATATCATTCTGTCAGTCCTGGGGATCGTTTTGGTCATTCTTGCGATTTTTGGAGCAAAACTGATCATAGACAGTAACGTAAAGGAAGCGCCGCCGGTAAAAAAAACAGTAAAAAGTGTATTTATTGATACCGTTAAAAATAAGACCATTCCCATTGTACTGCCGGCTAACGGGAATATAACTGCTCTTCATAAACTGGAGCTTTACTCTGAGGTACAGGGAATTTTCAAGTACAGCAGCAAGGATTTTCGGCCCGGCCAGAAATATAAAAAAGGGCAGGTACTTTTAGGGGTCAACTCTGAAGAATACAGCGCCAGCGTCCAGTCGGCGAAAAGTGATCTTTATAACAAGATCACCTCCATAATGCCTGATCTCAGGCTGGATTATCCCGATGCTTTCCAGAAATGGGAAAAATATCTCAATACATTCGATATCACTAAACCGGTTCCGCCGCTTCCTGAAACCACTTCGCAACAGGAAAAATATTTTATTACCGGCCGCGGAATAATTTCAGCTTATTACAATGTTAAAAATCTGGAAGAAAGGCTTTCAAAATATACTATTATTGCCCCTTTTGACGGAATTCTTACTGAAGCACTTGTCAATAGAGGAACGCTCATCAGGCCAGGCCAGAAACTCGGGGAGTTTATCGATCCCAGTGTTTATGAACTGGAGGTTTCCGTAGCTAAAAAATTTGGCGATCTGCTTCAAATAGGAGAAAAAGTGAAACTTTCAAATCTCGAAGGCACTAAAACCTATGAGGGAACGGTGAGCAGGATCAATGGCAAGGTGAATCAGGAAACCCAGAGTATCAGGGTTTTTATACGTGTTGACAATCCTGAGCTGAGTGAAGGCATGTATCTGGAAGCGCATCTGGATGCCAAAAATGAGAAGAATGCCATAGAAATTCCCCGGGAGTTACTGGTTGAACGGTCAAAAGTATTTGTGGTTAAAGACAGCACTTTGCAACTTGTAAATGTGAACCCTGTTTTCTTTGGTGATAATACCGTGGTGATAAAAGGTCTGGAAGACGGTACCCGAATTTTGTCTGCGAACGTTCCTGGAGCTTATTCAGGTATGCTGGTAAAAGTACAGGGACAAAGGTATCTTCTTAAAAAACAATAA
- a CDS encoding DUF983 domain-containing protein, protein MNFLKGTKLYSIITGTCPVCHEESMYFEDNPYKLGKVFKMHERCSNCGTKYKMEPSFFYGAMYVSYAVGIAFAVAAFIISYFFFGSGPLTAFFAIVGTLIVFMPVIMRLSRNIWINFFFSYDENAGKKKAQER, encoded by the coding sequence ATGAATTTCCTTAAAGGAACTAAGTTATACAGCATTATAACCGGTACCTGCCCCGTATGTCATGAAGAAAGCATGTATTTTGAAGACAATCCCTATAAACTTGGGAAGGTGTTCAAAATGCATGAGCGTTGTTCTAATTGTGGCACAAAATACAAGATGGAGCCTTCTTTTTTCTATGGAGCAATGTATGTTAGCTATGCTGTGGGAATCGCATTTGCGGTAGCCGCATTTATAATTTCCTATTTCTTTTTCGGCTCAGGTCCGCTAACTGCCTTTTTCGCGATTGTAGGTACGCTCATAGTTTTTATGCCGGTGATCATGAGACTTTCAAGAAATATCTGGATCAATTTCTTTTTCAGTTATGATGAGAATGCCGGGAAAAAAAAGGCTCAGGAGCGATAA
- a CDS encoding CPXCG motif-containing cysteine-rich protein has product MYEHFFQCPYCWEEISILLDPSVQEQTYIEDCEVCCRPIEFHVRFEDQELIQFEAQNIEQ; this is encoded by the coding sequence ATGTACGAACATTTTTTTCAGTGTCCATATTGTTGGGAGGAGATATCGATTTTACTGGATCCTTCAGTCCAGGAGCAGACTTATATAGAAGACTGCGAGGTATGTTGCCGGCCTATTGAATTTCATGTTCGTTTTGAAGATCAGGAACTTATTCAATTTGAGGCTCAAAATATTGAGCAATAA
- a CDS encoding NAD(P)/FAD-dependent oxidoreductase → MIDYIIVGLGLGGIAVAEELEKRGRRFIVFDDASQNSSYVAGGVFNPVILKRFTLAWKADEQLKISIPVYKDLEQKLEERFIYNWDIYRRFHSVEEQNNWFVAGDKPRLQPFLDPELKKNTNPNLNAPFSLGRVRGIGNIDTETLLDAYRDYLEEKDCLRKESFLYENLVREDAKWHYDGIEATGIIFCEGFGIKKNPFFNYLPLRGNKGEYMTIYAEDLDLDFAVKSNIFLVPVGNHLYKVGATYDPNDKTPEPTVRAREKLTAEVKALINCDFEVVDQVAGLRPSVVDRRPLVGKHPERPNLFCCNGFGSRGVLLAPAMSKQLIAFIEDKKSLDPEADLDRFTKKYYRS, encoded by the coding sequence ATGATCGATTATATCATTGTAGGCTTAGGCCTCGGCGGGATTGCTGTTGCTGAAGAACTGGAAAAAAGAGGAAGACGATTTATTGTTTTTGATGACGCTTCCCAAAATTCATCTTATGTGGCCGGAGGAGTTTTTAATCCGGTAATTCTGAAAAGATTTACCCTTGCCTGGAAAGCTGATGAGCAACTGAAAATTTCAATTCCGGTCTACAAAGATCTGGAACAAAAACTGGAAGAGCGTTTTATATATAACTGGGATATCTATCGAAGATTTCATTCTGTAGAAGAACAGAATAACTGGTTTGTGGCAGGAGATAAACCGCGCTTACAGCCTTTTCTCGATCCTGAATTAAAAAAGAATACCAACCCCAATCTTAATGCGCCTTTTTCTTTGGGCAGGGTAAGAGGAATTGGCAATATAGATACTGAAACATTGTTGGATGCCTACCGGGATTATCTAGAGGAAAAAGATTGTTTAAGAAAAGAAAGTTTTCTATATGAAAATCTCGTCAGGGAAGATGCGAAGTGGCATTATGACGGAATAGAAGCCACTGGAATTATTTTTTGCGAAGGCTTCGGAATAAAAAAGAACCCCTTTTTCAATTATCTTCCGTTAAGGGGTAATAAAGGGGAATATATGACCATCTATGCGGAGGATCTCGACCTTGATTTTGCTGTAAAATCGAATATTTTCCTGGTGCCGGTTGGAAATCATCTGTACAAGGTGGGAGCGACCTACGATCCTAATGATAAAACTCCTGAACCAACTGTAAGGGCCCGGGAAAAACTTACTGCCGAAGTAAAGGCTTTAATTAATTGCGATTTTGAAGTGGTAGACCAGGTAGCCGGTCTTCGGCCTTCAGTGGTTGATCGCAGGCCTTTGGTGGGAAAGCATCCGGAAAGACCAAATCTTTTTTGTTGTAATGGTTTTGGAAGTCGGGGCGTGCTTTTAGCCCCAGCTATGTCCAAGCAGTTAATAGCTTTTATTGAGGATAAAAAAAGTCTTGACCCTGAAGCTGATCTTGACAGGTTCACGAAAAAATATTATCGCTCCTGA
- a CDS encoding efflux RND transporter permease subunit, producing the protein MRNLINYFIRFRVAVNVVIMAFVIFGIIGILNMQSSFFPLQESTIINININYPGSAPEEIEEGIILKIEDNLKGLEGIDRITSVARESGGSITVEIEQDEDIDVMLTEVKNAVDRVPTFPGGMEPLVVSKQEFIRETINFAVSGENVPLATLKRISQEIENDLRLLDGVSQISISGFPQEEIEIAVSKDDLLAYDLTFEQVAQAVRNSNILSTGGTIKTEAEDYLIRANNRAYYADELNDIVLKSNTTGEIVKLGDIARVRDQFSETPNALYFNGNVAVNVSVSNTSSEDLLATAEKVNDYIENFNQKHSNVQLDVVNDASITLGQRTRLLVENGLMGMLLVLFFLSLFLNTRLAFWVAFGLPIAFLGMFIFAGSLGVTINVLSLFGMIIVVGILVDDGIVIAENIYQHSAMGKNPIKAALDGTMEVVPPIISAIITTVLAFSTFLFLDSRIGEFFGEVSTVVILTLVISLLEALIILPAHVAHSKALKKREPDEKPKKGIAVLFEKMRGINRIGDRLMYFMRDKIYSPVLHFVLHQQVLAFGILLTVFILTIGAVGGNVIRITLFPSIASDRVSIDLLMPEGVNPERTDSIISMVEDAAWRVNEKYSKIQSGDKEVVQNIIKRVGPGNNKASLQVNLLPGEERDVSSPEITNAIRDEVGPVYGVENLTFGSGGNFGGLPISVSLLGNNLNELQAAKEELKQNFENNPLLKDVTDNDPKGIKEINVKLKDNAYALGLDLGEVMRQIRNGFFGAQAQRFQRGQDEIRVWVRYNRENRSSINDLDEMRIVTPSGNRVPFDEIANYEIVRGTESISHLNGMREIRVSADMEDPNGSSTDILADIRQNVMPPILEKYPSLSVSYEGQNREAAKLTNSAKLVLPIILFLIYATIAFTFRSYSQPFLLMIMIPFSIIGVAWGHWIHGFPINVLSALGIIALVGIMVNDGLVLIGKFNSFLREDGMEFKQALYEAGRSRFRAIFLTSLTTIAGLAPLLLEKSRQAQFLKPMAISISYGIAISTVLTLFLLPLLLSISNGIKVGGKWLKTGKKPSREEMERAIKEKIEQDEHAEKQ; encoded by the coding sequence TTGAGGAATTTAATCAATTATTTTATCAGGTTCAGGGTTGCCGTTAATGTGGTGATCATGGCGTTCGTCATTTTCGGAATTATCGGTATCCTGAATATGCAATCCTCATTTTTCCCTTTACAGGAATCTACGATCATTAATATCAATATCAACTATCCGGGTTCAGCTCCTGAAGAGATTGAAGAAGGTATCATTTTGAAGATTGAAGATAACCTGAAGGGACTCGAAGGAATAGACAGGATCACCTCGGTAGCTCGTGAAAGCGGAGGATCTATTACCGTTGAGATCGAACAGGATGAGGATATTGACGTGATGCTTACCGAAGTCAAAAATGCGGTGGACCGGGTGCCGACCTTTCCTGGCGGAATGGAACCTCTGGTAGTATCAAAACAGGAATTCATCAGGGAAACCATCAATTTCGCCGTTAGCGGCGAGAATGTACCGTTGGCAACTTTAAAAAGAATTAGCCAGGAAATAGAAAATGATCTTCGACTTCTTGACGGGGTTTCGCAAATAAGTATTTCAGGTTTTCCGCAGGAAGAGATCGAGATCGCGGTAAGCAAAGATGATCTTCTCGCTTATGATCTCACTTTTGAACAGGTGGCACAGGCGGTGAGGAATTCGAACATTCTTTCTACCGGGGGAACTATAAAGACCGAAGCCGAAGATTACCTGATACGCGCCAATAACCGCGCCTACTATGCAGATGAACTCAATGATATAGTTCTAAAATCCAATACCACTGGAGAAATCGTGAAATTGGGCGATATCGCAAGGGTTCGGGACCAGTTTTCTGAAACGCCCAATGCTCTTTATTTCAATGGAAATGTGGCTGTGAATGTTTCGGTTAGCAATACCAGTAGCGAAGATCTTTTAGCGACCGCCGAAAAAGTAAATGATTATATAGAGAATTTCAACCAGAAGCACAGCAACGTACAGCTGGATGTGGTGAATGACGCTTCTATCACTCTTGGCCAGAGAACACGACTTCTGGTCGAGAATGGTTTGATGGGAATGCTGTTGGTCCTTTTCTTTTTATCCTTATTTCTAAATACACGGCTTGCATTCTGGGTGGCCTTCGGTTTGCCAATTGCCTTCCTTGGAATGTTCATTTTTGCCGGTTCATTAGGAGTGACTATCAATGTGCTTTCCCTTTTTGGAATGATCATCGTGGTAGGGATCCTGGTCGATGACGGGATCGTTATTGCTGAGAACATCTATCAGCATTCCGCGATGGGCAAAAATCCTATTAAAGCGGCCCTTGATGGAACCATGGAGGTCGTGCCTCCAATCATTTCTGCAATTATAACCACGGTACTTGCTTTTTCTACTTTTCTGTTTCTCGATAGCCGAATTGGAGAATTTTTCGGAGAAGTTTCAACGGTGGTTATTCTAACCCTCGTGATATCCCTGCTGGAAGCTTTAATAATCCTTCCGGCCCACGTTGCACATTCCAAGGCACTGAAAAAACGTGAACCCGATGAAAAGCCGAAAAAGGGTATTGCGGTCTTATTTGAAAAAATGAGGGGCATAAACAGAATTGGAGACAGGCTCATGTATTTCATGAGAGACAAGATCTATAGTCCCGTACTTCATTTTGTACTGCATCAGCAGGTTCTGGCTTTTGGTATCTTACTAACCGTTTTCATCCTGACCATTGGCGCAGTAGGGGGCAATGTGATAAGGATCACGCTTTTCCCCAGTATTGCAAGTGACAGGGTGAGCATTGATCTTTTAATGCCTGAAGGTGTGAATCCGGAACGCACCGATTCGATTATTTCAATGGTTGAAGATGCAGCCTGGAGGGTGAATGAAAAATACTCGAAGATCCAGTCAGGAGATAAAGAAGTGGTTCAAAATATCATAAAACGGGTAGGTCCCGGAAATAACAAGGCATCTCTTCAGGTGAATTTATTGCCCGGTGAAGAAAGGGATGTAAGTTCTCCCGAAATCACCAATGCCATACGGGATGAAGTTGGCCCTGTTTACGGCGTGGAAAATCTCACTTTTGGATCTGGTGGAAATTTTGGCGGATTGCCTATTTCTGTATCTCTTTTAGGCAATAATCTCAACGAATTACAGGCTGCCAAGGAAGAACTAAAACAAAATTTTGAAAATAATCCTCTTCTTAAAGATGTAACCGATAATGATCCTAAAGGGATCAAAGAGATCAATGTGAAACTTAAAGATAATGCCTATGCACTGGGCCTCGATCTCGGGGAAGTTATGCGGCAGATAAGAAACGGATTCTTTGGGGCACAGGCACAGCGATTCCAGCGCGGCCAGGACGAGATAAGGGTTTGGGTGCGATACAACCGTGAAAACCGGTCGTCTATAAATGATCTTGATGAAATGCGCATTGTTACTCCTTCGGGGAACAGAGTGCCTTTTGATGAGATCGCCAATTACGAGATCGTGCGGGGAACAGAATCCATCAGCCACCTTAACGGAATGAGGGAGATAAGGGTTTCCGCAGATATGGAAGATCCTAATGGCAGTTCTACCGATATCCTCGCTGATATCAGGCAAAATGTGATGCCGCCAATACTTGAAAAATATCCCAGCCTTTCGGTTTCTTATGAAGGACAGAACAGGGAAGCCGCAAAACTTACCAATTCAGCGAAACTGGTATTGCCCATTATCCTATTCCTCATTTATGCGACCATTGCTTTCACCTTCCGAAGTTACAGTCAGCCGTTTTTGCTGATGATAATGATCCCTTTTAGTATCATTGGTGTTGCCTGGGGCCACTGGATTCATGGTTTTCCTATTAATGTGCTTTCCGCTTTGGGAATTATCGCTCTGGTTGGGATCATGGTTAATGACGGGCTGGTGCTAATTGGGAAGTTCAATAGTTTTCTGCGGGAAGACGGCATGGAATTTAAACAGGCGCTTTATGAAGCTGGACGTTCACGATTCAGGGCGATCTTCCTTACCTCGCTGACGACTATCGCGGGTCTTGCACCCTTGCTGTTGGAAAAAAGCAGGCAGGCCCAATTTCTTAAACCCATGGCGATTTCAATTTCATACGGAATAGCTATCTCAACCGTGCTTACACTTTTTCTGCTTCCGCTGTTATTATCCATAAGCAACGGAATAAAAGTAGGTGGAAAATGGTTAAAAACAGGAAAAAAACCTTCTCGTGAAGAAATGGAACGAGCAATTAAAGAGAAAATAGAACAAGATGAACATGCCGAAAAACAATAG
- a CDS encoding TolC family protein — protein sequence MNMPKNNRIIFIIAFLCFSAGWAQAPVLTKEEAIAQALEENFGIRIARNNVDIAENNQSILNSGYLPALTGRAGTNYALNDRLTKPENDDPLEQNNIESNQYNASINLDYTLFDGLGRFYNYKSLKEQYDLSQLEARQTIENSILQIMSVYYEVARLTENMDVLQETLEISQNRVTRAKYQFQYGQANKLVVLNARVDVNNDSIALIEMQQRLKNTKRDLNVLLNREITANEFRVDTTVNFIPALELENFLSRADVNNVSLLQAEKSLTISEYEIKISKSGYLPAIGLNGSHGWNRNRSAATAFFPGSTTTTNGLSAGVSLVWDIFNSGRTSVEIQNSKIRYQNQELLKEQLELEVKRDIANALGNYENKLYILKVQKENVATNLNNFQRSEEQYKLGRITSIEFRQAQINLLDARTSLNLAKYDAKLAELQLLQLTGQLLNVEL from the coding sequence ATGAACATGCCGAAAAACAATAGAATAATCTTCATTATTGCTTTTTTATGCTTTTCTGCCGGATGGGCACAGGCTCCTGTTCTAACAAAAGAAGAAGCAATAGCGCAGGCCCTGGAAGAGAATTTCGGAATAAGAATAGCAAGGAATAATGTAGATATTGCCGAAAATAACCAGAGTATTTTAAATTCGGGATATCTGCCTGCCTTAACGGGAAGGGCAGGAACGAATTATGCGCTTAACGACAGGCTCACAAAACCCGAAAATGACGATCCTCTTGAGCAGAACAATATTGAAAGCAATCAATACAATGCTTCCATAAACCTGGATTATACCTTGTTTGATGGCCTTGGTCGTTTTTATAATTATAAAAGTTTGAAAGAGCAATATGACCTTTCACAGCTGGAAGCCCGGCAGACTATCGAAAACAGCATATTGCAGATCATGAGCGTTTATTATGAAGTGGCGCGTTTAACTGAAAATATGGACGTTTTGCAGGAAACCCTGGAAATTTCCCAGAATCGTGTGACCCGGGCAAAATACCAGTTTCAATATGGGCAGGCAAACAAACTTGTGGTCCTCAATGCAAGGGTTGATGTAAATAATGATAGTATTGCCCTGATTGAAATGCAGCAACGGCTTAAAAATACCAAACGTGATTTAAATGTCCTGTTGAACCGTGAAATCACAGCTAATGAATTTCGCGTCGATACCACCGTAAATTTTATTCCTGCCCTTGAACTGGAAAATTTCTTAAGTCGGGCAGATGTGAATAATGTTTCGCTTCTGCAGGCCGAAAAAAGTTTAACCATCAGTGAATATGAAATCAAGATCAGTAAGTCGGGCTATCTTCCGGCTATTGGCTTAAATGGTTCTCATGGCTGGAACCGAAACAGAAGTGCTGCCACGGCCTTTTTTCCGGGATCTACCACAACCACGAATGGTCTTTCGGCGGGTGTAAGCCTGGTTTGGGATATTTTTAATTCCGGTAGGACGAGCGTGGAGATCCAGAATTCAAAGATTCGTTATCAGAATCAGGAACTGCTTAAAGAACAGTTGGAACTGGAAGTAAAACGGGATATCGCCAATGCCCTGGGCAATTATGAAAATAAACTTTACATTCTGAAAGTTCAGAAAGAAAACGTTGCTACCAACCTAAATAATTTCCAGCGTTCAGAAGAACAATATAAACTTGGGAGGATCACATCTATAGAATTCCGCCAGGCACAGATCAACTTACTGGATGCGAGGACGAGCCTGAACCTTGCTAAATATGATGCCAAATTAGCTGAATTACAGCTACTGCAATTAACAGGGCAACTGCTTAACGTAGAATTGTAG